From Thermotoga sp. Ku-13t, the proteins below share one genomic window:
- a CDS encoding tripartite tricarboxylate transporter permease codes for MEVLVQTVTVGFSQIFQPINLLLLFVGVLWGMIFGAIPGLTATMGVALAIPFTFNMKSISGLVLLTGIYIGGVSGGFISATLLNMPGTPSSITTCFDAHPMSKQGKSGLALALGLFSSFFGGILGVIFLISLASMIARAALKFGPFEYFSLAVMAFVAVSSMLGGNILKNLIGIALGLILSCIGADPITSIPRLTFRFTELQSGIALLPLLVGLFCIPEIIADIESEAERIVPEESRGMKLSEVFQAAKILFKQIGNALRSFAVGFVIGVFPGIGGATSNIISYGLARSSSKHPEKFGTGIPNGIIASEVSNNASIGGAMVPLLALGIPGDAVTAILLGGFMIHGINPGPLMFKYNPDLVFGVYAAQFWGNVVMLLLGILLMKFYIYSLSFPKQYLLPLITVCAAVGAFGLNNRIFDIWVMLIFGVVGYVLKKLDFPVLPIIIAFVLGPIAESNLRQGLTASAGSFAPIFTRPLSLTLLILAAFLFVLGRVLVKKGESSKC; via the coding sequence ATGGAAGTTCTGGTTCAAACTGTGACCGTGGGTTTTTCGCAGATCTTTCAGCCGATCAATCTGCTTTTACTGTTCGTCGGCGTTCTGTGGGGCATGATCTTCGGTGCGATCCCTGGGCTCACCGCAACCATGGGTGTGGCGCTGGCGATCCCGTTCACGTTCAACATGAAATCCATCTCTGGTCTGGTCCTGCTCACCGGCATTTACATAGGCGGAGTGTCTGGGGGTTTCATTTCTGCCACGCTTTTGAACATGCCGGGTACCCCGTCCTCGATCACGACCTGTTTCGATGCTCATCCGATGAGCAAGCAAGGAAAATCGGGTCTGGCCCTCGCGCTCGGATTGTTTTCTTCCTTTTTCGGTGGCATCCTCGGTGTGATTTTTCTGATATCGCTTGCCTCCATGATCGCCCGGGCGGCACTGAAATTTGGACCTTTCGAGTACTTCTCACTCGCCGTGATGGCCTTCGTTGCGGTGAGCAGCATGCTCGGTGGAAACATTCTGAAGAATCTCATAGGCATCGCTCTGGGTTTGATTCTGAGTTGTATTGGTGCCGATCCGATCACGAGCATTCCAAGACTGACCTTCAGATTCACGGAGCTTCAAAGTGGCATAGCCCTGCTACCACTGTTGGTTGGATTGTTCTGTATTCCTGAGATCATCGCTGATATCGAATCTGAAGCAGAGCGTATCGTTCCAGAAGAATCACGGGGCATGAAATTGTCTGAAGTCTTTCAAGCGGCGAAGATACTCTTCAAACAGATCGGGAACGCGTTGAGATCTTTCGCGGTAGGTTTCGTTATCGGTGTTTTTCCAGGTATCGGTGGTGCAACCTCGAACATCATCTCCTACGGACTCGCAAGGTCGAGTTCTAAACATCCTGAAAAGTTCGGCACCGGTATACCGAATGGAATCATCGCGAGCGAGGTTTCGAACAACGCCTCAATCGGTGGTGCGATGGTGCCACTGCTCGCGCTGGGCATACCTGGAGATGCGGTCACGGCTATCCTGCTTGGGGGCTTCATGATTCACGGAATAAACCCAGGGCCACTGATGTTCAAATACAACCCCGATCTGGTCTTCGGTGTCTATGCAGCGCAATTCTGGGGCAACGTAGTTATGCTCCTGCTTGGCATTTTGCTCATGAAGTTTTATATCTACTCGTTGAGTTTCCCAAAGCAGTACCTACTGCCGTTGATCACGGTGTGCGCGGCTGTGGGAGCCTTCGGGCTGAACAACAGGATCTTCGACATCTGGGTGATGTTGATCTTTGGTGTGGTGGGTTATGTGCTCAAAAAGCTCGATTTTCCAGTGCTTCCAATCATAATCGCCTTCGTACTCGGTCCCATAGCCGAATCCAACCTGAGACAGGGCTTAACAGCGAGTGCAGGATCCTTCGCACCCATTTTCACAAGGCCCCTGTCGCTCACACTGCTGATCCTCGCAGCCTTCCTGTTCGTTTTGGGAAGGGTACTCGTCAAGAAGGGTGAATCTTCAAAATGTTGA
- the nagZ gene encoding beta-N-acetylhexosaminidase: MNLDRLVGQLFLIGIKGKEIDKKTLNTLRFVKPGFVIFFARNVETPAQVLDLVSQIRSIVGEDVIFAVDQEGGIVTRFRDGFAVSPGAMAIAATNDEENAYHAAKVLAREMKAVGVTWNLAPVVDINDNPNNPGIGVRSFSDKAKVVSKFATRFYEGLKEEGVAACAKHFPGKGSVSLDAHLEMPTLEKSLEKLESWEFVPFKTLIEKGIDSIMPSHVYLPKVQSRKEPATVSYEVLSEVLRKKLGYDGVLVADDLLMGGIVKNMTVEEAVVRSFTAGMDVLTVCHEPDAQMAAKKALLKKIEQDPFLQNRLEESLRRIKRLKEKFVVKQLPKVIRFDPEHEQIMRQIAERSITLVRDSDGMLPLKLDKDDYVFTVRLSRSVQVQETDIGVPGVAKEISKRFACKLFILEEGIEIPKAERCVVFTENAHLSSWQKELLIQVRKNFKKVLLVALRNPYDCSLIESSSLCTYGYEMVSQEALLKVLLGELKPVGTLPVEVFR; this comes from the coding sequence ATGAACCTTGATCGTTTGGTTGGCCAATTGTTTTTGATAGGCATCAAGGGCAAAGAGATCGACAAGAAAACGCTCAACACGCTGAGGTTTGTCAAACCGGGTTTCGTGATCTTCTTCGCACGGAATGTGGAGACACCAGCGCAGGTGCTCGATCTCGTCAGTCAGATCAGATCGATCGTCGGTGAGGACGTGATCTTCGCGGTGGACCAGGAGGGTGGCATCGTGACACGCTTCAGGGATGGCTTCGCCGTTTCACCCGGCGCGATGGCGATAGCGGCCACAAACGATGAAGAGAACGCCTACCACGCCGCGAAAGTGCTGGCGCGGGAGATGAAAGCAGTCGGTGTGACCTGGAACCTCGCACCTGTTGTGGACATCAACGACAATCCTAACAATCCCGGTATAGGTGTGCGGAGCTTTTCCGACAAAGCCAAAGTTGTCTCAAAGTTTGCGACACGCTTCTACGAAGGTTTGAAGGAAGAGGGCGTTGCGGCGTGTGCGAAGCATTTCCCTGGAAAAGGGAGTGTGTCGCTGGACGCGCACCTTGAAATGCCGACGCTTGAGAAAAGCCTCGAAAAGCTCGAAAGCTGGGAATTCGTGCCCTTTAAAACGCTGATCGAAAAAGGTATAGACAGCATCATGCCTTCACACGTGTACCTTCCAAAGGTTCAATCCAGAAAAGAACCTGCCACCGTTTCGTACGAAGTGTTGAGCGAGGTTTTGAGGAAGAAGCTCGGTTACGACGGTGTTCTGGTTGCGGACGATCTCTTGATGGGGGGTATCGTCAAGAACATGACGGTGGAAGAAGCCGTCGTGAGATCCTTCACCGCGGGCATGGACGTTCTGACCGTCTGCCACGAACCCGATGCGCAGATGGCGGCGAAGAAGGCGCTCTTAAAAAAGATCGAACAGGATCCATTCTTGCAGAATAGGCTGGAAGAATCACTCAGAAGAATCAAACGGCTCAAGGAAAAGTTCGTGGTGAAACAGCTGCCCAAAGTGATCCGTTTTGATCCAGAGCATGAACAGATCATGCGACAGATCGCAGAACGCTCGATCACGCTCGTACGCGACAGCGACGGCATGTTGCCGCTCAAACTGGACAAAGACGATTACGTCTTCACCGTGAGACTGAGCAGATCGGTGCAGGTTCAGGAAACCGATATCGGTGTTCCCGGGGTGGCGAAAGAAATCTCGAAGAGGTTCGCTTGTAAGCTTTTCATCCTCGAAGAAGGGATTGAAATTCCGAAGGCTGAAAGATGCGTCGTGTTCACCGAGAACGCGCACCTTTCGAGCTGGCAGAAGGAGCTCTTGATCCAGGTGCGCAAAAACTTCAAAAAGGTTCTGCTCGTCGCGCTCAGAAACCCATACGATTGCAGCTTGATAGAATCTTCGAGCCTGTGCACCTACGGCTACGAAATGGTTTCACAAGAAGCGTTGCTGAAGGTCCTGCTCGGTGAGTTGAAACCCGTTGGCACACTGCCCGTGGAGGTGTTCAGATGA
- a CDS encoding GntR family transcriptional regulator, translating into MNVEEYPVPLYYRVYKELKRRISEGEYKPGDRIPPEIELVKSFGVSRLTIRRALEELKSEGLITRHKGKGTFIVGKKEEESMNVLKGFTDKAKEEGLSVRSHVLENRLIEIPPELCQVFGLEQGAMVVLLRRVRFLNDEPVAIEAAYLNPAVDVRILSILKKDMSKESLYEFLRSELKIPLIRALEELELTHVSSSDAKHLGLQPGVCVLLRKRYTYTTNGKCVEFVRSIYRGDKYRFKMELRSEGAFER; encoded by the coding sequence ATGAACGTGGAGGAATATCCTGTTCCTCTCTATTATCGCGTCTACAAGGAGTTGAAGCGCAGGATTTCGGAAGGTGAATACAAGCCGGGCGACAGGATCCCACCAGAGATTGAGTTGGTGAAGTCGTTCGGGGTGAGCAGGCTCACCATAAGACGCGCACTGGAAGAGTTGAAATCCGAAGGACTCATCACGCGTCACAAAGGCAAAGGAACGTTCATCGTCGGCAAGAAAGAAGAGGAATCCATGAACGTGCTCAAGGGTTTCACAGATAAAGCGAAGGAAGAAGGCCTGAGCGTCAGATCGCACGTTCTGGAAAACAGGCTCATCGAAATACCTCCCGAACTCTGCCAGGTCTTCGGCCTGGAACAGGGTGCTATGGTCGTGCTGCTCAGACGCGTGCGCTTTCTCAACGACGAGCCCGTGGCCATTGAAGCTGCATACCTCAATCCCGCGGTGGACGTCAGGATTCTGAGCATCTTGAAAAAGGACATGTCGAAGGAATCGCTGTACGAGTTTCTCAGAAGCGAGTTGAAGATACCCCTTATCAGGGCGCTTGAAGAACTGGAACTGACACACGTTTCATCTTCGGATGCAAAACATCTCGGTTTGCAGCCAGGTGTGTGTGTGCTTCTGAGAAAACGCTACACGTACACGACGAACGGGAAATGTGTGGAGTTCGTCCGCTCGATCTATCGCGGGGACAAATACAGGTTCAAGATGGAGCTCAGGTCAGAAGGCGCGTTCGAAAGATGA
- a CDS encoding tripartite tricarboxylate transporter substrate binding protein: MGKRFFVMLLTLFVIVSFAAYPTGPIKVVVPYAAGGASDVQVRIIAKYVKQLFGWDFAVVNITGGGGSTGAREVLKAKPDGYTVLWYHQSIFSNFHVGTAEFNYYDFTPVCIATRGNRVVVTRPDTPWKNLKDAIEDAKKNPGKIRLGAEIGATSHFQVIPMQMAANNGFILTASSGGDMDRITKIMGGHMDLSPIALSAAVPFLKSGELKALAVLSPERDPFLPDVPTAKELGLEELVFTQDQMFFMPKGTPEEIVRTFASAIKQVLQLKECADELAEKAFAIPMYMDGEEMLNFLKWEDERFDRFARAAGLKK, from the coding sequence ATGGGTAAGAGGTTCTTCGTGATGCTGTTAACGCTCTTTGTGATCGTCAGCTTCGCGGCCTATCCGACTGGTCCCATCAAAGTGGTTGTTCCTTACGCCGCGGGCGGAGCGAGCGACGTGCAGGTGAGGATCATCGCAAAGTACGTCAAGCAGTTGTTCGGCTGGGACTTCGCCGTGGTGAACATCACTGGTGGTGGAGGCAGTACAGGTGCGAGGGAAGTTCTCAAGGCCAAACCGGATGGTTACACGGTTCTGTGGTACCATCAATCCATCTTCTCTAACTTTCACGTTGGAACGGCCGAGTTCAACTACTACGACTTCACACCCGTATGCATCGCCACCAGGGGAAACCGTGTGGTGGTCACGAGACCAGATACACCCTGGAAGAATTTGAAGGATGCGATCGAGGATGCCAAGAAGAACCCAGGTAAGATCAGGCTCGGAGCTGAAATCGGTGCGACCAGCCACTTCCAGGTGATACCGATGCAGATGGCTGCGAACAATGGGTTCATTCTGACTGCGAGTTCCGGTGGAGACATGGACAGGATCACGAAGATCATGGGTGGCCACATGGATCTCAGCCCGATCGCGCTCTCTGCGGCGGTACCGTTCCTCAAATCCGGTGAACTGAAGGCGCTCGCGGTTCTCTCGCCCGAGAGAGATCCGTTCTTGCCGGATGTACCGACTGCCAAGGAGCTCGGCTTGGAAGAACTCGTCTTCACCCAGGACCAGATGTTCTTCATGCCAAAAGGGACACCGGAGGAAATAGTGAGAACTTTCGCCAGCGCGATCAAACAGGTTCTCCAGCTCAAAGAGTGCGCGGATGAACTGGCGGAGAAGGCTTTCGCTATTCCGATGTACATGGACGGCGAGGAAATGTTGAACTTCTTAAAGTGGGAAGATGAAAGGTTCGATCGGTTTGCGAGGGCTGCTGGCCTGAAGAAGTGA
- a CDS encoding FAD-binding oxidoreductase: protein MMDLVNELMRLFGTENVKFDPEEIEKYSRDETSGVEGEIPLAVVFPTSTEQVSELMRWANERRVVVVPRGAGTGLSGGAIPTKNSVVVSLERMNRIIELDEKNLTITVEPGVITGEIQKIAEEHGLYYAGDPASSESSSIGGNVAENAGGVKVIKYGPTAFHVLGLEVVLPTGEVVHFGGKTLKNVTGYDMVRLFVGSEGTLGIVTKIVLRLVPRPKYAAVLLVPFSNIEDALLCVPKLLSQSGLLPASIEFMDRYSSEMASRFLNESVPNPEAGCHLIFELESSNKQNLVKEYIELGEKLMQMNATEVYIADDRTQRMKIWRFRKAIAEGIIAFRPVHCMEDVVVPTANMPKLIPSTYQIAQKHGLEVLNFGHVGDGNVHVTFLKPEEMQNAMWEQALEGALEELYRTTVQLEGSLTGEHGVGLKRKKYLKMFLGEKEIELMKRLKRLFDPNNILNPGKIFPD from the coding sequence ATGATGGATCTCGTCAATGAACTAATGCGGCTTTTTGGAACCGAGAACGTGAAGTTCGACCCCGAGGAGATCGAAAAATACTCTCGCGACGAAACGAGCGGTGTGGAAGGCGAAATACCCCTGGCGGTGGTGTTTCCCACCAGCACTGAGCAGGTGTCGGAGTTGATGAGATGGGCGAACGAGAGAAGAGTGGTCGTTGTACCGCGCGGGGCGGGAACGGGCCTCTCCGGCGGTGCGATACCGACGAAGAATTCCGTGGTAGTTTCCTTAGAAAGGATGAACAGGATCATCGAGCTCGACGAAAAGAACTTGACGATCACCGTCGAGCCGGGGGTCATCACGGGAGAGATCCAGAAGATCGCCGAGGAGCATGGCCTGTACTACGCGGGTGATCCTGCGAGCAGTGAGAGCTCTTCCATAGGTGGAAACGTCGCCGAGAATGCAGGGGGAGTGAAGGTCATAAAATACGGTCCGACGGCTTTCCACGTTCTTGGCCTTGAGGTCGTTCTTCCCACGGGTGAAGTCGTTCACTTCGGTGGAAAGACGCTCAAGAACGTTACGGGCTACGACATGGTCAGACTGTTCGTTGGCAGTGAGGGCACGCTCGGTATCGTGACGAAGATCGTCCTCAGACTCGTACCCAGGCCGAAGTACGCCGCGGTTCTTTTAGTTCCATTCAGCAACATCGAGGATGCCCTGCTGTGTGTTCCGAAGCTGCTTTCTCAATCCGGTTTGCTCCCTGCCTCGATCGAGTTCATGGACAGATATTCCAGCGAGATGGCTTCGAGGTTCCTGAACGAGAGCGTGCCCAATCCTGAAGCTGGATGTCATCTCATCTTCGAACTCGAATCGAGCAACAAACAAAATCTGGTGAAGGAATACATCGAGCTTGGAGAAAAACTGATGCAGATGAACGCCACAGAGGTCTACATCGCCGATGACAGAACTCAGAGAATGAAGATCTGGCGTTTCAGGAAGGCCATAGCCGAGGGTATCATCGCCTTCAGACCCGTACACTGCATGGAAGATGTTGTGGTTCCCACCGCGAACATGCCAAAGCTCATCCCATCAACCTACCAGATAGCACAAAAACATGGTTTGGAAGTTCTCAACTTCGGACACGTTGGAGATGGGAACGTCCACGTGACGTTCCTGAAACCAGAAGAAATGCAGAACGCCATGTGGGAGCAAGCCCTGGAGGGAGCGCTCGAAGAACTCTACAGGACCACCGTGCAGCTTGAAGGAAGCCTCACGGGCGAACACGGGGTGGGATTGAAACGGAAGAAGTATTTGAAGATGTTCCTCGGTGAGAAAGAGATAGAATTAATGAAACGTCTCAAGAGGCTCTTCGATCCGAACAACATCCTCAACCCCGGAAAGATCTTCCCAGATTGA
- a CDS encoding electron transfer flavoprotein subunit alpha/FixB family protein: MIMVLNNRVDRSSLELLSKARKLADKASMKLSFLLISNSKKNVEELARFGPDVVILALHERFERFSLDPFLSTSKKILEKYSPSIVLAPATTFGRTLMPALAATFRTGLTADCTELDVDEKGSLLQTRPAIGGNVMATIVTPFHRPQMATVRPGVFEIEEHKKRDTIFIEEPVENPEDRCQLVRVEPKQAGAKLEEAKIIVSVGKGLRKKENVELAFRFASLVKGAVGASRAVVDARWLSHDHQVGLSGKTVKPKIYIAAGISGAVQHLAGMQTSEIVVAINKDRHAPIFRVADIGIVADASWALSELIRRLERDDDGSRQ; encoded by the coding sequence ATGATAATGGTTTTGAACAACAGAGTGGATCGAAGCAGCCTGGAGTTGCTTTCGAAGGCGAGAAAACTTGCAGATAAAGCTTCCATGAAGCTCTCATTCTTGCTGATATCAAATTCAAAGAAAAACGTCGAAGAACTCGCACGTTTTGGCCCTGATGTTGTCATTCTGGCCCTGCATGAAAGATTCGAAAGGTTCTCGCTCGATCCCTTCCTCTCGACTTCGAAGAAGATCCTTGAAAAGTATTCTCCATCCATAGTCCTGGCACCAGCCACGACCTTCGGAAGAACCCTGATGCCTGCCCTCGCGGCGACTTTTCGCACGGGACTCACGGCGGACTGCACCGAACTGGACGTGGACGAAAAAGGAAGCCTTCTTCAAACCAGGCCCGCCATCGGGGGCAACGTCATGGCGACCATCGTCACTCCTTTCCATCGACCCCAGATGGCGACGGTTAGACCAGGTGTGTTCGAGATCGAAGAACACAAAAAGAGGGACACGATCTTCATTGAAGAGCCAGTTGAAAATCCTGAAGATAGATGCCAGCTCGTCCGTGTCGAACCGAAACAGGCCGGCGCGAAACTTGAAGAGGCGAAGATCATCGTTTCTGTGGGTAAGGGACTGCGGAAGAAGGAGAACGTGGAGCTGGCGTTCAGATTTGCGAGCCTGGTGAAAGGTGCCGTGGGTGCTTCGCGCGCCGTCGTGGATGCCAGGTGGCTCTCACACGATCATCAGGTAGGTTTGAGCGGAAAAACAGTGAAGCCGAAGATCTACATAGCGGCGGGCATATCCGGCGCGGTACAACATCTGGCGGGCATGCAGACTTCTGAGATCGTAGTCGCGATAAACAAAGACAGGCACGCCCCCATATTCAGAGTTGCCGACATTGGAATAGTCGCCGATGCGAGCTGGGCGCTGAGCGAGCTCATAAGAAGGCTGGAGCGTGATGATGATGGATCTCGTCAATGA
- a CDS encoding DUF5317 domain-containing protein, which produces MILDVFVVSLVLSLIFRKRIFYLHQTDIKFVYLFPLPFVLQFLPIENRVLMMVISYSLLLFLLAFNWNVSGFRFIVIGSILNFIAILLGGGRMPVYAPFATAMGLRASIKHVLLENFRPILLIGDIIPTYTPWGRKFLISVGDVLVYIGLLIFMLTKPKGSSFERAF; this is translated from the coding sequence ATGATCCTGGACGTTTTTGTCGTCTCACTGGTTCTTTCCTTGATCTTCAGAAAGAGGATCTTCTATCTCCACCAGACGGACATCAAGTTTGTCTATCTTTTCCCGTTACCTTTCGTTCTGCAGTTTTTGCCCATCGAAAACAGGGTTTTGATGATGGTCATTTCTTATTCTCTCTTACTGTTTCTTCTCGCGTTCAACTGGAACGTTTCTGGTTTCAGGTTCATCGTGATCGGTTCGATCCTGAACTTCATCGCTATCCTGCTCGGTGGAGGGCGGATGCCCGTCTACGCTCCATTCGCAACCGCGATGGGATTGAGAGCCAGCATCAAACACGTGCTGCTGGAAAATTTCAGACCGATCCTGTTGATCGGCGATATCATACCCACCTACACACCCTGGGGCAGGAAGTTTTTGATAAGCGTCGGTGACGTTCTGGTCTACATCGGCCTTTTGATCTTCATGCTCACCAAACCGAAAGGTTCATCTTTCGAACGCGCCTTCTGA
- a CDS encoding electron transfer flavoprotein subunit beta/FixA family protein yields MNVLVLVKQVPDTEKVKIDLDTGTLIREGLDITMNPLDAHALELAVSLKEKHGGSVTVLSMGPMNTVDVLRSAIALGADRAILLSDAALAGSDTWATSLALARTIQKLSIQYDLLVCGEKSTDGETGQVGIELATLLNLPVISYVSELIEITEGFVLVRRSVEDAYEIWKAPLPVCLCVLKSVAEPRLPTLSGKKKAMDARIEIYNAKDIGIDPEEVGLKGSPTRVVKVFNTKVSRNCTIYEDKDVPEGINRLVELIRRALEGEPV; encoded by the coding sequence GTGAACGTTCTCGTACTCGTCAAGCAAGTTCCCGACACCGAAAAGGTGAAGATAGATCTAGATACGGGCACACTGATTCGCGAAGGACTGGACATCACGATGAACCCTCTCGATGCGCACGCGCTGGAACTTGCCGTCTCGCTGAAAGAAAAGCACGGTGGGAGTGTGACAGTTCTGAGCATGGGACCGATGAATACCGTGGACGTTTTGAGGAGCGCGATCGCTCTGGGTGCGGACCGCGCGATTCTGTTGAGCGATGCTGCTCTGGCTGGTTCGGACACGTGGGCTACGAGTCTCGCACTCGCCAGAACGATACAAAAACTGTCCATCCAGTACGATCTGCTGGTCTGCGGTGAAAAATCGACAGACGGGGAAACGGGACAGGTGGGTATAGAACTCGCCACGCTTTTGAACCTGCCCGTGATCAGCTACGTGTCCGAACTGATCGAAATCACGGAAGGTTTCGTCCTCGTGCGACGTTCGGTCGAAGACGCCTACGAGATCTGGAAAGCACCGCTTCCTGTATGTCTTTGCGTGCTCAAGAGTGTCGCCGAACCGAGGCTGCCCACACTGAGCGGAAAGAAGAAGGCGATGGATGCCAGGATAGAAATCTACAACGCGAAAGACATCGGGATAGATCCTGAAGAGGTCGGCTTGAAAGGTTCTCCCACGCGCGTTGTGAAGGTGTTCAACACGAAAGTTTCTCGAAACTGCACGATCTATGAAGATAAAGATGTTCCTGAAGGGATCAACAGGCTCGTTGAACTGATCAGACGCGCGCTGGAAGGTGAGCCGGTATGA
- a CDS encoding tripartite tricarboxylate transporter TctB family protein: protein MRFGKDFYSGLAFAVIAGWMISESQKIRRLRFDVLDNAFFPTMAAVLLLIFSAGLIVQALLSREKSSPVKFRKPIRIVLFLASCIAYVLLMEPAGFLLSSILFIFATCLIISWPFKTKTIVYSAIFSIATSYVIWYVFEKLLRLVLP, encoded by the coding sequence ATGCGCTTTGGCAAGGATTTCTACTCTGGTCTGGCCTTCGCTGTGATCGCTGGGTGGATGATCTCGGAGAGTCAAAAGATAAGAAGACTGAGGTTCGACGTTCTGGACAACGCCTTCTTCCCAACGATGGCTGCGGTCCTGTTGCTGATCTTTTCGGCCGGGCTGATCGTGCAAGCATTGCTCAGCAGAGAGAAATCCTCTCCGGTCAAATTCAGGAAACCAATCAGGATCGTTCTGTTCCTTGCCAGCTGCATAGCTTACGTCCTTTTGATGGAACCTGCAGGCTTTTTGCTATCGAGTATTCTATTCATTTTCGCCACTTGTTTGATCATATCCTGGCCGTTCAAGACTAAAACGATCGTTTATTCCGCGATCTTCTCTATTGCGACGAGCTACGTGATCTGGTACGTTTTTGAAAAACTGCTTCGATTGGTGCTTCCCTGA
- a CDS encoding GntR family transcriptional regulator, giving the protein MRRDLGDLKEKIYLDLREKILNEEIKPGEWIVERKLTEVYGVSRTPIREVLRMLMEDGLIELNGKKGYTVRKLTLEDFVEIYTAREAIEGAAARLACRNRNEELIQKLQKLKQELELVDIDSDPAEGVALGRQLHDLLIEYSGNRILKKFYEKLRLLTNMTRNITKRSVDIEKKSRDEHIQIIEAVLKGDETEAEDLLRKHLRRTLSSVIETYYSSIMKHARA; this is encoded by the coding sequence GTGCGGAGAGATCTGGGCGATCTGAAAGAAAAGATCTATCTCGATCTTCGCGAGAAGATCCTCAACGAAGAGATCAAACCTGGCGAATGGATCGTCGAGAGAAAACTCACCGAGGTGTACGGTGTGAGCAGAACTCCCATAAGGGAAGTTCTGCGCATGCTCATGGAAGACGGCCTGATAGAGCTGAATGGCAAAAAAGGCTACACCGTTCGAAAGCTCACACTCGAAGACTTCGTGGAGATATACACAGCAAGGGAGGCGATCGAGGGCGCCGCGGCGCGTCTGGCCTGCAGAAACCGGAATGAGGAACTGATCCAGAAACTCCAGAAGCTCAAACAGGAGCTCGAGCTCGTCGATATCGACAGCGATCCAGCTGAGGGTGTTGCGCTCGGAAGACAGCTTCACGATCTGCTCATAGAGTACAGCGGTAACAGGATCTTGAAGAAGTTCTACGAAAAACTCAGGCTGCTCACCAACATGACGCGAAACATCACCAAGAGGTCTGTGGACATAGAGAAGAAATCCAGAGACGAACACATCCAGATCATCGAAGCTGTTCTAAAAGGTGACGAGACTGAGGCGGAAGATTTGTTGAGAAAACATCTGCGTCGCACGCTCTCGTCCGTGATCGAGACTTACTATTCCTCGATCATGAAACACGCCCGCGCGTGA
- the murQ gene encoding N-acetylmuramic acid 6-phosphate etherase: protein MSENRTITEMRNPKSKNIDEKNVGEILRIINEEDALVALAVREALPQIEKLVEVCVETLNSGGRVFYVGAGTSGRIAFMDAVELVPTYGLSEGIFVPIIAGGFEALRRSIEGVEDLADEAQKDLMNHNLQAKDLVIGIAASGSTPYVRGALMYARQLGCKTALICNVDNPPLAQFADVVVSVVTGPEVIAGSTRMKAGTAQKMVLNMLSTTVMIKLGKVYDNLMVDVLVLNDKLRKRAINIVTELTGVDEETAKIVLEKTNHNVKLAVLHLISKKDLKECQKILSVEPSLRKAIVMLGG, encoded by the coding sequence ATGAGCGAGAACAGAACGATCACGGAGATGAGGAATCCAAAATCCAAGAATATAGACGAAAAGAACGTGGGTGAAATTTTGAGGATCATAAACGAAGAAGACGCTTTAGTCGCCCTGGCGGTCCGCGAAGCGCTGCCACAGATAGAAAAGCTCGTTGAAGTGTGCGTTGAGACGCTGAATTCTGGCGGAAGGGTCTTTTACGTCGGTGCGGGCACCAGTGGCCGCATAGCGTTCATGGACGCCGTGGAACTCGTACCGACTTATGGCCTTTCAGAAGGCATCTTTGTGCCCATCATCGCGGGTGGTTTCGAGGCGCTGCGCAGATCCATCGAAGGCGTTGAAGATCTCGCGGATGAAGCACAAAAAGATCTCATGAACCACAATTTGCAAGCGAAGGACCTCGTCATAGGCATAGCCGCGAGTGGCAGCACACCGTACGTGAGAGGAGCACTGATGTATGCAAGACAGCTCGGCTGTAAAACAGCGCTGATCTGCAACGTGGACAACCCTCCCCTTGCACAGTTTGCAGACGTCGTTGTGAGCGTCGTCACGGGACCGGAAGTGATCGCGGGCAGCACGCGCATGAAGGCCGGCACGGCGCAGAAGATGGTTTTGAACATGCTCAGCACAACGGTGATGATAAAACTCGGCAAGGTGTACGACAATCTCATGGTCGACGTCTTGGTACTCAACGATAAACTCAGAAAAAGGGCCATAAACATCGTGACAGAACTGACCGGTGTGGACGAGGAAACTGCTAAAATCGTTCTTGAGAAAACCAATCACAACGTCAAACTTGCGGTGTTGCATCTGATCTCGAAGAAAGATCTGAAGGAATGCCAGAAAATACTGAGTGTCGAGCCGAGTTTGAGAAAGGCGATCGTAATGCTGGGGGGATGA